From a single Hypanus sabinus isolate sHypSab1 chromosome 7, sHypSab1.hap1, whole genome shotgun sequence genomic region:
- the LOC132397007 gene encoding transmembrane protein 217-like, protein MINIRTFWNGIKRLLGGNVCGLSAKEGTIVAGMFTLIISTIHLIFESGNLRYYTVLSNFTSSEADLKAFLITFELYCYVTMGLIGASIFAVFVLFLCIWKKIFWGVAGYIIWIFLYEIGHICLLVSFPNNENLIKNMYALECFGLVFRLLLQIYWLFFLTRHVMELYRIRRMADDPSKIKKKVPPKLKFGNVVEMRV, encoded by the coding sequence ATGATAAACATTCGTACCTTCTGGAATGGAATCAAGAGACTTTTGGGCGGTAATGTTTGTGGACTGAGTGCTAAAGAGGGGACAATTGTTGCTGGAATGTTTACACTGATTATATCAACTATACATCTTATCTTCGAGTCTGGCAACTTGCGCTATTATACAGTGTTGTCAAACTTCACAAGTTCAGAGGCAGACCTAAAAGCATTTTTAATTACTTTTGAGTTATACTGCTACGTAACAATGGGCCTTATTGGTGCGAGCATCTTTGCAGTTTTTGTCCTGTTCTTGTGTATCTGGAAGAAGATTTTCTGGGGAGTAGCAGGCTACATCATATGGATCTTCTTGTATGAGATTGGACATATATGCCTCCTCGTTTCATTTCCTAACAACGAAAATCTAATCAAAAACATGTATGCCCTGGAGTGTTTTGGGCTGGTTTTCCGCTTATTGCTTCAGATCTACTGGCTGTTTTTCTTGACCAGGCATGTGATGGAGCTGTACAGAATCCGCAGAATGGCAGATGACCCATCAAAAATCAAGAAGAAAGTCCCACCAAAACTCAAGTTTGGAAATGTTGTGGAGATGAGAGTATGA